Sequence from the Rutidosis leptorrhynchoides isolate AG116_Rl617_1_P2 chromosome 3, CSIRO_AGI_Rlap_v1, whole genome shotgun sequence genome:
aataaattttcaagtttctataaaataatgaaacctattgaattctatttataatagatttttgaattattaaagtatgaattattaaagtgaattattaaagtatggattattaaagtgaattattaaagtatgaattattaaagtgaattattaaagtatgaattattaaagtgaattattaaagtgaattattaaagtatgaattattaaagttaaagtaaagtaaaggtaaagttaaagtataataaaagtataaaactatgtacgtatactacgcgtataaatatatatataatattaatttaaatcgttatatttatttaataaaataaaatataaatatcgttatctttatcatactggttaagtaatgagttgtcaaaagtggttctagatatttataaaagttatatacgttttaataataaagttctttttaaactgaaaacgtttttgtacgtttgaaactaaatcaaataaatatgatgattttgttttccaaaactaaatatatttaagaatcattttgttaaaaggttaaaataatggaaatcgttatatcataaaacattttagaaaagtagaattatatatatttataataggtttcaagtttttaaattacagtctgttggtgaagcatgagataaagttcaaaggttaaataaacgtatgaaatcatcttaatgaaaaatgtcgagttacttaacttgtcgatatccaacatctaagttatttacactccacgttcttacttttatattaaataaaatgaaagttaacatagttatcttatcaaggtcacgaggaaaatattataaaacatgacttggaaattaaacaggaatttccactaaaccttgtctagttcccgttaattgacacatttgttcttacttataaatcactttactatttttcaaatgttgtaaaaaaaatagatttcttaaatcatagtggacctcataacatagacccgtaatcatatcatagtgtatctgataattcagtcatttgatattatctcttaattatgttgataaatatatcgaaacaaatacgttcatgtaaagtatcatatatctaatactttgttaatgttttcaactaatattatatattatatatacatatctatatacacataattattcgtgaatcgtcgaacacggtcaaagggtaattgattacatgaatgtagttccaaagtttttgagattcaacattacaaattctgcttatcgtgtcggaagcatataaaggttaagtttaaatttggtcaaaaattttcgggtcgtcacagtacctacccgttaaaggaatctcgtcccaaaatttgatcgaggtcgtcatggctaaccataaaaatgttttcatgacgaatatgagttgataaatagagttttataatcattgagtaatatagataaaacaatttgattacgcgaagagtataagtgaagctatcccaaaagagtgaaatgaataaatgcagatttgttttaaccagtgacgtagtcacggttgatttccggattttaaggaatttagaggaaatcttcgtcataagatttggttcttcgataattaaggaaattagaatcctctttggttaaaagcGAATATCTATCCTGATTGTTCTGTctggtacttcactataaatccaccctcttcgtttccttacaactcacaccttctattctttctccctcaactcatattttaaagtatttgtcaatatgctccatccagtgctgattcttgatatactcctcactttcatatatgtcgttctTCTGTTCCATctgctgccggaagaatctatttacttctactatactcttggttttatagtgtttttagttctcccgtgtctttatgttgctatatgcatcgatatatatggtttataatttctgggttgtcattggactttatatcttcccttatatttccaagtccctgcttctgacttctataatcattgtcatctacagttaatgctccattctatttactgcgatttatactaccatttctatttcggagcttcattctttcgtttcctcttcttgcgattaagcaccgtatataatggtccagaattcgtagatatgaatttcagaatgaacatagttaatgttctaagaagaaaattgtgatggcacgatcttgatttgtcaaattaccagaatacctcggaaaagaccgaatcatcaagaaatattttcttgatatttttagaggttaaatagaatacgagagtcgtgtaacatggcacatgatgacgttatgatctgtgaatcatcacgttccatttagaaactcagcatgacttactgtaatataatcacgttgatcaagtgtcattatattatactaactcatgcttcagttcccaacactacttcaaaaacattcatattttacactcgaaggtttcagaatttagaaactaaaacagtttcctttctgatgtaatactgatatcgcggagagataaaagatttcagttaagaatagttataaaaacatcttcagaaatatgaaggatatttataatgaaagatacgatgatatcataaaatttctaatatcagaggatgatgaagaatattgtccgcaagggtttagagtcaggagcaaggtattcgataatgacttcagtagctactaaatcatttggattctttgaaggtagatttcatctttgggatttgtccacagcctccttcatactttgctcaatccgttttccaggtccaaaccttctctttttctgagttttgccaacacactattctttatcatcaaacttttaactgttaaggtcgtttatagtttttgctgcttcatcagtatttttccaaaattcggagaactggttcgcagtttagggtgtttttcagaaacttcacattcgcagtctgtaagtcttggaggtagacatacacatataattgttggcatagatatgctgcgagatttcaaaatactgattgctgattctcaatatttggtatggcaattcttgttataaggtgcggatgagtaaatgatggagttttgataaatataatgattcatcggaaggtcaaagatcaatgaagttgtggataagtttattgctaatgtggtggacatAAACGGtgtcccggtaacgttggcgaaagggcaacgtatatatcgaggttataataagactgttttgactgagaagtcgaagttgacttgctggagctgtgacaaaactgtctattttgaaccgaaattgaaaagttattttagctaataaatgccaaagggtctgacacggatacgtgttaaactatgactttggtttagagggtttttcaggtacaagactgtgggtaatatgtggttgaattatcatctcgattgtccattatttgaagtgtcttcaggaattttggagggtttgaacacagattgtagtcgttaatatacaaatgatgttctaacatagttttgaagtcaaagtatagatttgaaggatgtaagaatctaagagtgatgatttttggttacatctcgagttgaattttgagatttcaaaatcggaatatgtaattgaatttgaatgagtatggttatttcgatttctataaaagaatgtatattgttgtgaaagtagggagtataatggatgatttgctgaatcagatttgaagaatgtaacatattaattgtaaatttatatatctctcgggtattacctacccgttaaaaaaaattcacaattaatattttgtacaaaagaattttattacagtctttatggaaatatatatgtgtatatttcttcagatgtaatatagatttaatgagttaatattaaattaaactcatttgatttatggttaaggctaggatagataatttctaaactttagaaattacataatcgccgtagaatgtttctccaatgaagttatgaatcaatacttcatcgttgtggtattccttggtatctacagggcgtatgacgtcgatgctcgtgggacagattgtaaagttgaggtttatgacgtggTTGTAGTTggagtggtaatggtactgttggcgatgatgatggtggtactggttatgctgctggtgctgctactggtgtttgtaaccttttcaccataatctccaaagccactacccgagcgcgaagctcgttgacttcttctattacaccggagtgattgtcggttcggacgagcggataaataaaatctagaatttgttatagtatataattgtgacgagatactctggaaatgagagagaaaatggtgtttcgggcaggttcgccggtaagtgcttcaggttcttcgccaagaaggcaatgtggtggatggaaaggatcgccttcttcttgtctccaatgattaaggaggctacgaacccatccccaatttatccagaatagatgatggctgattggttgatccattccagtcacactgctttcggagcttgattgggattccatttcggaatccgagggacatgaactaatgacgaattccatttcgtacgattgaataaagggtttttcgatatgaaatgattttccggctatcgggtagtattctaattacatagagtatctatatatatagagcaaaaggtttcgtagattacggaggaatttacggaatatgtcaggcaaagtttacagtaacagatacgctaagatatgaattttgtctatacactattcatgcaatcaatgcaataatatgtgtctagactaagaatgataagtaggtgatttccgataaaaatgataagcaaaacttttgacatgcagagacggtcgaagtccagactcactaatgcatcctaacgactatcagttagacacactaatgcagaccaggttcgctaagaccaccactctgataccaactgaaaggacccgttcatatacattataaacgattcacaatagttgattacatcacgaggtatttgacctctatatgatacattttacaaacattgcattcgtttttaaaagacaaactttctttacatcaaaaattgatggcatgcataccatttcatattacatccaactataattgacttaatattaatcttgatgaactcaatgactcgaatgcaacgtctttcaaagtatgtcatgaatgactccaagtaatatccttaaaatgagctaatgcacagcggaagatttctttaatacctgagaataaacatgctttaaagtgtcaaccaaaaggttggtgagttcattagtttatcataatcaatcatttccctaatagtaatagaccacaagatttcagtttccataaatattcgtacactcgcaagtgtataaaagtattctataagttgttgagcgcttcggtaaccatacttaacaattaatgtggcatattccctttattatgaaatctccttaCACTGTAcgaagtgtagtaaaaatgaagtactatgcaaccgtttacgatactagagcgactagctcggttggggttgtcaaacccaatagatctatcaataggattcgcgcttacatgctcttacaacatgtaaatattagttaccaagctattagggaaaaatatgcaaagtggtacaactcaacgtagaatatgtttttagtacttgtgtccatttcgtaaaacagttataaaacagcgcatgtattctcagcccaaaaatatatataaaaagagagtaatgaaactcacaatactgtatttcgtagcaattatgtatatgacggcactgaacaagtgcagggtttgtctcggattcacgaacctatattaagtatatacatttatatgttggtcaatatctgtctaacaatttaggtcaagtcgtagtgtatcacaatcctaatgctcgagaccgacatgcaaaagtcaacttgacccaaaattgcttccaaaatctatacatgtttattatataacttatatatagtcgttttatatatttaaatatatttatcagatcttattatactaaataatacaagtcatttattaataaataaaaatttatattaaaattcatatatgataaaaatatacttttatatatctcaagtaataaaatttataaaattaacttaatatcataaatatatagtggtatgtattattaatgtaattatattacgtatggtaaaaatatctttgtacgcatatttatttgataaaataatattgataataataataatgataaaaaaaataaaatgatagtttcaataaaaatattaatttttagtaataaagataattttagtaataacatcaactgataacaattataataatcgttttaataataatattaaaattaatgataattcagttgaccatatcttttaatccgttcatcgaaaccacacgatttgtaaatgaaaattattaatttttcgtcagcttttcaacgacttgcatatcatataccttatctcagtagcatatgtatcaaatttgtgatttatcataaactatttaacgacgaaactaagcatacaaacatgcataatcataaatactcgagcactagtaagggatacactattaatatataaaagataaggtatgaatgctcacatatcaatattgtgattcaatattgcaggaaagtacgtagacgcaacgaaaatgataaacgttaggttgacctcacgagcaataccctcgaacaatacccataacctccatagctataacccataattttcttagctctatcccgtttgaaaacttattttgaaatcgcctgaacatatcTCCGTCgtcgtattttatgtatactaataatattttaaaataatactaagtaaatatatatatgtaattcgattgagagagtttagagaaataaattttcaagtttctatgaaataatgaaacctattgaattctatttataatagaattttgaattattaaagtgaattattaaagtataaattattaaagtgaattattaaagtatgaattattaaagtgaattattaaagtatgaattattaaagtgaattattaaagtatgaattattaaagttaaagtaaagtaaaagtaaagtaaagataaagttaaagtatagtaaaagtataaaactatgtacgtatactacgcgtataaatatatataatattaatttaaatcgatatatttatttaataaaataaaatataaatatcgttatctttatcatactggttaagtaatgagttgtcaaaagtggttctagatatttataaaagttatatacgttttaataataaagttctttttaaactgaaaacgtttttgtacgtttgaaactaaatcaaataaatatgatgattttgttttccaaaaataaatatatttaagaatcattttgttaaaaggttaaaataatggaaatcgttatatcataaaacgttttagaaaagtagaattatatatattcataataggtttcaagtttttaaattacagtctgttggtgaagcatgagataaagtccaaaggttaaataaacgtatgaaatcatcttaatgaaaaatgtcgagttacttaacttgtcgatatccaacatctaagttatttacactccacgttgttactttcatattaaataaaatgaaagttaacatagttatcttatcaaggtcacgaagaaaatattataaaacatgacttggaaattaaacaggaatttccactaaaccttgtctagttcccgttaattgacacatttgttcttacttataaatcactttactatttttcgaatgttgtcaaaaagaatagatttcttaaatcacagtggacctcataacatagacccgtaatcatatcataatgtatctgataattcagtcatttgatattatctcttaattctgttgataaatatatcgaaacaaatacgttcatgtaaagtatcatatatctaatactttgttaatgttttcaattaatattatatattatatatacatatctatatacacataattattcgtgaatcgtcgaacacggtcaaagggtaattgattacatgaatgtagttccaaagtttttgagattcaacattacaaattctgcttatcgtttcagaaacatataaaggttaagtttaaatttggttggaaatttccgggtcgtcacataatacctcaatccccaaaaaatatttaagtctgcccaagtctttcatttcaaattctttaaataagttcatttttaagttagaaatttcctctttatcatttcctgttattatcatatcatcaacataaatgagtAAGCATGTAATTAATTTTCTtttcccaaaccaagcccgtggggattgttttaacccatataaagatttctTAAGTCGACAAGCTTTCCCATTTTTGAAGTTTCCGGAGAATCCTGGAGGAGCTTCCATATCGACTTCTTCTTTTAGTTCGCCATGTAGAaaggcattcttcacatcaaattggtgaagtggtcATTCTTCATTTGCAGCAACTGAGAAAAGAACCCTGATGGTATCAATCTTCGCAACTGGAGAGAAAGTCTCGGAATAATCTATTCCATATGTTTGAGTATATCCCTTGGTAACTAGCcgggctttgtatctttcaatggtaCCATCTGGTTTGTATTTTATTGTAAACACCCATCGATTTCCTACTGGTTTTTTTCCTTGAGGAATAACACATTTTTCCCATGTGTCACTTTTCTGGAGTGCTTCCATTTCTTCTTCCATGGCCTTCTTCCATTTTTCAGATTTCATGGCTTGATCAACACTTGCTGGGATTTCTTCAGAATATAAAGCAGAATTGAATTTTTGTGCTTCACTGGATAGGTTTCCTTGTGCAATATTAGCCATAGGATACCTTGACCTTTGAGCTTCTTTATTCGGAGAGTATCTTTTTGGTAGTATTCCTCTGTTGACTCTTTATGATAGAACATATCTTTGTGTGGTTTCATCGAAAGTTGAACTGTTTTGTTCTCCTTGTTCATTACTTGAGGAGATTTCATTTGGTTCAATGTTGGGTGTTTCGGGACCAGGGTTTGGTGATTTAGGATCAAGATTCGAGGATTCAGGATTAGGATTTTGGTGATTCGGGACCAGggtttggtgattcgggatcaAGATTCGAGGATTCGGGATCAGGATTTGGTGTGGATATTTGAATATTATCGGAATTGGGTGTTGGTGTTTGAATGTTACCAGTTTGAGGTATCCAGGTTatccaactgagagtgtcattatcctttttctccccctcactcgtgagttgggtatcatAAAAATACTCGATTTCGACAAAGTCATAGTTCATTGTAGTAAAAACATGACGTCTTTTGGGACTATAACACCGATACCCCTTTTGGCTAATTCCATAGCCCACCATGATACATTTTTCcgcacatggatctagtttggtACATTCATTTTTTGGAATGTGGACAAAGACCgtgcacccaaatattcgaggttcaatgctaaatgaagtcGGAAGGGTATGAAATTGAGAGAGAGAGTATCTTTCGGGATTTTCGTGCCCAAAACTTTATTAGGTAGTCAGATAATAAGgtaggtagcggaagcaagagcttcgTGCCAAAAGGTTTTTGGAACTTTCGATTCAATTAATAATGCTCTTGTCATTTTTAAGAGTAGTCGATTTTTCCGTTCGGCTACTCCGTTTTTTTCGGGAGTATGAGCACAAGATGTTTGGCGAATAATCCCTTTATCTTCACAAAATTGTTTCATTGacgtatgtagcgacccgaccaaatcatgtttgacggcgccatctactagggtcccgttgcgtggtcataggtctttaatgtgacgtttgaccaaagatatgtcgcattcctttcaaaaataaagattgtttcaaagtttacaagaattgttcatccaaaagttacgttacaaagttatagttacatgtgaaacctatgcgacacagttttaaagaaagtcaaaagacgctccatgaaatgcatgtatactcgacatccaatgcaagtatcaaataatgagcggaagcatgtttcacatagcgttcaaagacctgagaaaaacatagaaatctgtcaacgaaaacgttggtgaaatcataggtttaagtaagtaagtacaagtgaaccacaagatttgcatcaatgaattaatagtaatacattccaaaagtttgtttcacgagcacccaattatcaatgcttaacatttccttccattgaaccccatcacttagtgctagaacatacactgtttctcgaaaatatatttcattcgtaaacggtagcgaaccgtttgaatgagggtttgtcaaacccatatggatccatacaacataagttctcgcttacacccggcaagtgtaactaatgataatcgaattgaggattttgttctaaactcgtatgtagaatgtttgttttcttgtacttgtgttcacttagtaaagaaatgtttatgttttctcatcccaaatgtaagttcaaaaagagtaaaagtgggactatgatctcaccttgagtgcacgagtagtaaagtacttcaacaagtaaacgtgtgcaaagaacaatgctaatcttgacctaaacaataggttgtatcaataacggtaaacacgataggtcaaagatgttcaattagtcctatggctcgttaagactcgatcataatagcatgtgaatcaaattgtcatgtttcatgcaaggtacaagtataaaaacatgttagaacgattgcacaaatatttggttaagtttgattaaaagtcaacttggtcgggtcaaagtcaacgaaaaagtcaacatgttcgggtcgggtcccgaactatttttctgaggtttttaatcatatatgagcatgttagaacaagtttcatgtgaatcggaggtccgtagtatgccaaacatttttcgtattttggacatggaggtcagagcctggacacggcttatgcagCGCCGCGGCCcataattgtcgcgccgcgacaatacacgggagctggtacctggccagtttcaaatgttcaagtcttgatccaaaatttgttttagcacaaaatgcaaatcgtaaacatttagaactcgcaccttatatcgttggaaagctcttttgacaaagaacataactaaacatgtttcatcaaacaaaaatatcatttccaatgaccgatttctcgtcatgtgatcatttaaagtccattttcaagtttcaagttcacaaaatgcattttaagtttcaggaatccaattcacacatatgatatgccgttttgaaggtaatgaaacatgcattacaactaaacactaacaattaacatttcatggtgttcaagcatcaaaaagttcatctcaagaacgatcaaaccctaatcaagaatcacaaaatcattaatcatgtttttgaagttttacaaatcaacctacacatcaaaatgaagctagtgatactagtaacacaattaaaacatgaactttaacaatttaacaacatttaatcttccaaaatcaaagattaagcaaacccattttcaagtgttcaaactagttactcaaaataacaaatcgaacaaacaaaacatatattcatgttatacacgagccatagacactaattaacacttttataattcaaaaa
This genomic interval carries:
- the LOC139901632 gene encoding uncharacterized mitochondrial protein AtMg00820-like; amino-acid sequence: MANIAQGNLSSEAQKFNSALYSEEIPASVDQAMKSEKWKKAMEEEMEALQKSDTWEKCVIPQGKKPVGNRWVFTIKYKPDGTIERYKARLVTKGYTQTYGIDYSETFSPVAKIDTIRVLFSVAANEE